The proteins below come from a single Dehalococcoidia bacterium genomic window:
- a CDS encoding PKD domain-containing protein: protein MKLQTLIAISLLLPLPLLIASACSSPNKPPTAYIDSISPSNPQTGQTVVFTGHGSDEDGNIAGYEWRSSIDGALGNGSTLSIDTLSEGQHTISLKVCDDDGACSQEESATLVVSNAPLDEQAAANAVIDYIIEPMNFDGPIIGFKLDDTLKPGDTIAPYDGEKQVIDEESYFYFIDLHPETFYAHDVLFVLVGKDSGEISVSTESWWPLINGRAPGYVDDEEEYWDEDNRFYSADVARPYSEDIVTPQVQVPQQHQWREASVIVEGIIDGEALRWDGLMSAWQMSVLFDYYITPGETYEVADPDNTPDDLFSLLDDLCADGYDYITIYLIGHGNIDLIVLGGSVLYADDLVDFIEGHPGTTFSILLESCHIGSFIDDLSELSNVKLVLTATSSLFPAKGDVDTDSDPNPEDSGAEWTSSMYASVCEQLAPENWDDICYEANRLTVPPSVVLLLTAFNNAGDSDSRDLDAGYIEGMEFPHAWSPLEAYCTLWEDPPPDGEALLLPDAANSGYVTSSGTVVTGLSEHSGNLWFGYDDTQRYFFSFTLPDDVPDGSTVLAAYIYVNIWPELSCSEGPVGDLIIERLSYGTLDPGDFGAPGEEVVNSREINCYGYHSRHEFWVHSVDDMQEAIDSHQNEMQFRFKLASDSEVKTIAPDITIYYEVR, encoded by the coding sequence TTGAAACTACAAACTCTAATCGCAATATCGCTGCTGCTGCCGCTGCCGCTGCTAATCGCCTCCGCCTGCTCCAGCCCCAACAAGCCGCCGACGGCCTATATCGATTCCATTTCACCATCGAACCCGCAAACCGGACAAACCGTCGTATTTACCGGCCACGGCAGCGACGAAGATGGCAACATCGCCGGCTACGAGTGGCGCTCCAGCATCGACGGCGCGCTGGGCAATGGATCGACGCTAAGCATCGACACGCTCTCGGAAGGTCAGCATACTATATCGCTAAAGGTCTGCGACGACGACGGTGCGTGCTCCCAGGAGGAATCGGCGACGCTGGTCGTCTCCAACGCGCCCCTGGACGAGCAAGCGGCGGCCAATGCCGTAATCGACTACATCATCGAGCCGATGAACTTCGACGGGCCGATAATCGGCTTCAAGCTCGATGACACTCTGAAGCCGGGGGACACGATAGCGCCATACGATGGGGAAAAGCAGGTGATCGACGAGGAGAGCTATTTTTATTTCATCGACCTGCATCCCGAAACATTCTATGCCCACGACGTGCTCTTCGTCTTAGTCGGAAAGGACAGCGGTGAAATCAGCGTTTCGACAGAGTCGTGGTGGCCGCTGATAAACGGCCGGGCGCCGGGCTACGTCGACGACGAGGAGGAGTACTGGGACGAGGACAACCGGTTCTACAGCGCGGACGTCGCGCGTCCGTATTCGGAAGATATCGTCACACCGCAGGTGCAGGTGCCGCAGCAGCATCAGTGGCGCGAGGCATCGGTAATAGTGGAAGGCATAATAGACGGAGAGGCGCTTAGATGGGACGGGCTCATGAGCGCCTGGCAGATGTCGGTGCTGTTCGACTATTACATCACGCCGGGCGAAACCTACGAGGTCGCCGACCCCGATAACACGCCCGATGACCTGTTTTCCCTTCTCGACGACCTATGCGCCGACGGATACGACTATATCACCATCTATCTGATCGGCCATGGCAACATAGACCTTATCGTGCTGGGCGGCTCGGTCTTGTACGCCGACGACCTGGTCGATTTCATCGAGGGGCATCCTGGAACGACGTTCAGTATATTACTGGAGTCCTGCCACATCGGCAGCTTCATCGACGACCTGAGCGAGCTCTCAAACGTCAAGCTGGTGCTCACGGCCACCAGTTCCCTGTTCCCGGCCAAGGGCGATGTCGACACGGACAGCGACCCGAACCCGGAGGACAGCGGCGCGGAATGGACCAGCAGCATGTACGCCAGCGTGTGCGAGCAGCTTGCACCGGAGAACTGGGACGATATCTGCTATGAGGCCAACCGACTGACCGTGCCGCCCAGCGTGGTGCTGCTCCTGACGGCGTTCAACAACGCCGGCGACAGCGACAGCCGCGATCTGGACGCCGGTTACATCGAGGGCATGGAGTTCCCCCACGCATGGTCGCCGTTGGAAGCATACTGCACGCTCTGGGAGGATCCCCCGCCCGACGGCGAGGCGCTGCTGCTCCCCGACGCCGCGAACTCGGGATACGTGACCTCATCTGGAACGGTGGTCACCGGCCTCAGCGAACACAGCGGCAACCTGTGGTTCGGCTACGATGACACCCAGAGATACTTCTTCAGCTTCACCCTCCCCGACGATGTCCCCGATGGAAGCACCGTTCTTGCCGCCTATATATACGTAAATATTTGGCCGGAGTTATCGTGCAGCGAGGGCCCCGTCGGTGATTTAATCATCGAGCGTCTTTCATACGGCACACTCGACCCCGGCGACTTCGGCGCGCCCGGCGAAGAGGTCGTCAATAGCAGGGAGATAAATTGTTACGGCTATCATTCCAGGCATGAGTTTTGGGTACATTCTGTGGACGATATGCAGGAGGCTATAGACAGCCATCAGAACGAAATGCAATTCCGCTTTAAGCTAGCCAGCGACTCCGAGGTCAAGACCATAGCCCCGGATATAACGATTTATTACGAAGTGAGGTGA
- a CDS encoding class I SAM-dependent methyltransferase: MQEDERRKTERGEVARKSYNRLSRWYDLLSNGFESSLRSSALKLIDAKEGETLLEIGFGTGHCIVALARSVGRSGMVYGIDISDGMWRIANGRVRKSGLNDRVYLERGDAMQLPFKDELFDAVFMSFTVELFHSTEIPAVLSQCRRVLKNDGRICVASLSKKEEPGFMIKLYLWAHHKFPGIVDCRPIYVQDDLEEAGFLTSKSIRIKKLGLPVEIVLAKKSGAVPAQSEPAAAELQPTA, from the coding sequence ATGCAAGAAGACGAAAGACGGAAAACGGAGCGCGGCGAGGTCGCCAGGAAAAGCTACAACCGATTGAGCCGCTGGTACGATCTGCTGTCGAACGGATTTGAAAGCAGCCTCAGAAGCAGCGCACTCAAGCTCATCGACGCCAAAGAGGGAGAGACCTTGCTGGAGATCGGATTCGGCACAGGCCATTGCATCGTCGCGCTGGCTCGATCGGTGGGACGCTCCGGCATGGTATACGGCATCGACATCTCGGATGGTATGTGGCGAATCGCAAACGGCAGGGTACGCAAGTCGGGACTCAACGACAGGGTCTATCTGGAACGCGGCGATGCCATGCAGCTCCCTTTCAAGGACGAACTATTCGACGCCGTATTCATGAGCTTCACCGTGGAGCTGTTCCACTCTACGGAGATACCCGCGGTTCTGAGCCAGTGCCGCAGGGTTCTCAAGAACGACGGCCGGATATGCGTAGCGTCCCTATCGAAGAAAGAAGAGCCCGGATTCATGATCAAGCTCTACCTCTGGGCGCATCACAAGTTTCCCGGCATAGTCGACTGCCGCCCTATCTACGTGCAGGACGATTTAGAGGAAGCGGGTTTCCTTACGTCGAAAAGCATTCGAATAAAAAAACTTGGGCTGCCCGTCGAGATCGTACTGGCTAAGAAATCCGGCGCGGTGCCGGCACAGAGCGAGCCCGCGGCAGCGGAGTTGCAGCCAACGGCTTAG
- a CDS encoding redoxin domain-containing protein, producing the protein MSDIEIIESKPAPDFELADSEGRKVRLSSYKGDKNLVLIFNRGFV; encoded by the coding sequence ATGAGCGACATAGAAATAATCGAGTCCAAACCGGCCCCCGACTTCGAGCTCGCAGACAGCGAAGGCCGCAAAGTCAGGCTTTCGTCGTACAAAGGCGACAAAAACTTAGTCCTCATTTTCAATCGCGGCTTCGTCTGA
- a CDS encoding DNA alkylation repair protein, translating to MARYGIKPAKAYGVSIPDLRAIAKEIGTDHELALELWRSGIHEARIIAGMIADPDRTTEKLIDSWVSDFDSWDICDQCCMNLFRSTKFAYGKAVEWSANEKEYIKRAGFVMMACLAVGDKKAGDEKFLEFLPIIEREAGDSRNYVQKAVNWALRQIGKRNAVLNKKAIETAEEIQKMSMRSAKWIASDALRELKSEAVQARLKG from the coding sequence ATGGCTAGATACGGAATAAAACCTGCGAAAGCCTACGGGGTATCGATCCCTGACCTGAGAGCCATCGCAAAGGAGATCGGCACGGATCACGAACTGGCCTTAGAGCTATGGCGTTCCGGCATACACGAGGCGCGTATAATCGCCGGCATGATAGCCGACCCCGATAGAACTACGGAGAAACTGATCGACTCATGGGTCAGTGATTTCGATTCGTGGGACATTTGCGATCAGTGCTGCATGAACCTGTTCAGAAGCACCAAATTCGCCTATGGGAAAGCCGTTGAGTGGAGCGCCAACGAAAAAGAATACATCAAAAGGGCCGGCTTCGTCATGATGGCCTGCCTGGCAGTCGGAGATAAGAAGGCCGGCGACGAAAAATTTCTGGAGTTCCTTCCTATAATCGAGCGGGAAGCTGGCGACAGTAGAAACTACGTGCAAAAAGCGGTAAACTGGGCACTGAGGCAAATCGGCAAGCGCAACGCCGTACTAAATAAAAAAGCTATCGAGACAGCAGAGGAGATACAGAAGATGAGCATGCGCAGCGCCAAGTGGATTGCATCCGACGCCTTGCGCGAATTGAAAAGCGAAGCGGTGCAGGCGAGGTTGAAAGGCTAA
- a CDS encoding FKBP-type peptidyl-prolyl cis-trans isomerase, translating into MSKKKKNESKSGSFQKLKVKYKVEYEATISNVQKRYPKWKIFALGAVVVIAIVVGLAIGLQPSNEATTARDGDAVKVAYTGSYDNGSVFDSANASAPLEFTIGNSSMIPGFVKGVIGMSVDQTKTIRLAPEDAYGPAEFIESLDSFPPNTNVAVGQYYSITRDGVYIEARVAAVEGDTITMQNLNKMAGQYLNFEITLVELIKAGQPATNTSG; encoded by the coding sequence ATGTCCAAGAAAAAGAAAAACGAATCCAAATCAGGAAGTTTCCAGAAACTTAAAGTTAAATACAAAGTTGAGTACGAAGCGACAATTTCAAACGTTCAAAAACGATACCCAAAATGGAAAATATTCGCATTAGGCGCGGTTGTAGTAATCGCAATCGTAGTAGGATTAGCGATTGGATTACAGCCGTCCAACGAAGCAACGACGGCGCGCGACGGCGACGCGGTGAAAGTAGCCTATACCGGCAGCTACGATAACGGCTCGGTATTCGACTCCGCAAACGCCAGCGCCCCATTAGAATTCACCATCGGCAACAGCAGCATGATACCCGGCTTCGTGAAAGGCGTCATAGGCATGAGCGTGGACCAGACGAAGACGATTCGCTTGGCGCCTGAGGATGCCTACGGCCCGGCGGAGTTCATAGAAAGTCTTGACTCTTTCCCGCCTAACACTAATGTCGCTGTCGGACAATATTATAGTATTACACGTGATGGGGTATACATCGAGGCGCGGGTTGCTGCAGTAGAAGGCGACACCATAACTATGCAAAATCTGAATAAAATGGCCGGGCAGTATCTGAACTTCGAGATAACGCTAGTCGAATTGATAAAGGCGGGGCAGCCTGCCACAAATACGAGCGGTTGA
- a CDS encoding FKBP-type peptidyl-prolyl cis-trans isomerase, whose protein sequence is MKIKRSTEQILKVLFIVSIACISMLSACSSEAATAKEGDTVKVLYVGTYENGSVFDSSELHGGDPLEFTIGEGRLLPDFEQAVIGLAESESSDVSISAEDGYGPLEVVLTLESGAEPPVLGQQYQVQLTNGKVIIAVVTNVSETNVTFLNTHQLAGQNLNFEITLVEIVSTE, encoded by the coding sequence GTGAAAATAAAAAGATCGACTGAACAAATTCTGAAAGTGCTATTTATAGTATCGATAGCATGTATTTCTATGCTGAGCGCCTGCTCCAGCGAAGCAGCTACAGCTAAGGAGGGAGACACCGTAAAGGTTCTTTACGTCGGTACCTACGAAAACGGCTCAGTGTTCGATTCGTCGGAGTTGCATGGCGGCGACCCGCTGGAGTTTACAATTGGCGAAGGAAGATTGCTCCCCGATTTTGAACAGGCCGTCATAGGACTGGCCGAGAGCGAGTCCTCTGACGTAAGCATCTCAGCCGAAGATGGATACGGCCCTCTTGAAGTGGTACTTACCCTGGAATCGGGAGCGGAACCGCCCGTCCTTGGCCAGCAGTATCAAGTACAGTTAACAAATGGTAAGGTCATCATCGCCGTAGTCACCAACGTGTCGGAGACAAACGTCACTTTCCTTAATACTCATCAACTAGCCGGCCAGAATTTGAACTTTGAAATAACGCTGGTGGAAATAGTATCCACTGAATAA
- a CDS encoding FKBP-type peptidyl-prolyl cis-trans isomerase, with amino-acid sequence MAKAKPGDTVLVLYIGTLDNGDIFDSSEIHGNTPLQIKLGEGKVLPGFEQAIIGMKPNQSKIIHIPAEQAYGPYRDELVDTISAREYPKGYTPDVGDTFSVPLQNGGSTRVTVIEVFQNGLKIDANHPLAGQNLNFEIKLMEIL; translated from the coding sequence ATGGCAAAGGCAAAACCCGGCGATACCGTGCTGGTGCTGTACATAGGCACGCTGGACAATGGCGATATTTTCGACTCTTCGGAGATACACGGGAATACCCCCCTGCAGATAAAGCTGGGGGAGGGAAAAGTCCTGCCCGGGTTCGAACAGGCTATCATCGGCATGAAGCCGAATCAGAGCAAGATTATACACATACCGGCCGAACAGGCCTACGGACCATACCGCGACGAACTGGTGGACACCATCAGCGCCCGCGAGTATCCGAAAGGCTATACCCCGGACGTCGGAGACACATTCAGTGTACCCCTGCAGAACGGCGGCAGCACAAGGGTGACGGTGATAGAGGTTTTCCAGAACGGCTTAAAGATAGACGCAAACCACCCGCTTGCCGGACAGAACTTGAACTTTGAGATAAAGCTCATGGAGATACTTTAG
- a CDS encoding alpha/beta hydrolase: MIENKITFISGDIRLAGTMCLPSDDGVFPCVLMIHGSGPLDRDENTPQIKLDAFNTIAHHLVRKGIASLRYDKRGCGESGGSFDAAGFYDLAQDGMAAYRFLAAHENVDKEKIFLLGHSEGSMIAPRICLSYPAIAGLILLGVQVKRLEEGLKYQAQMIMDDVKKGKGFSRFIYRIVWKLIRYDPVKTQQAIFTKARNTDKDSFRYKGQKINAKWLREHIEYDPKYTMRNVCCPILSITGDKDIQVDPQDAALVADLAKGKVEYHILSNLTHILRTDDGPPSIFNYKRLLKQEIDKRLLELISNWLQKQL, translated from the coding sequence ATGATAGAAAACAAAATAACCTTCATCTCCGGTGATATTCGGCTGGCTGGGACAATGTGCCTGCCCTCGGATGATGGAGTTTTCCCCTGCGTGCTGATGATACACGGCTCCGGCCCCCTAGATAGAGACGAGAACACCCCCCAAATAAAGCTAGATGCCTTTAACACGATAGCGCACCACCTTGTGAGGAAAGGAATTGCCAGCCTCAGATACGACAAGCGCGGCTGCGGGGAAAGCGGCGGCTCCTTCGACGCGGCGGGCTTCTACGATTTGGCGCAGGACGGCATGGCGGCTTACAGATTCCTCGCCGCGCACGAAAACGTCGACAAAGAGAAAATATTCTTATTGGGTCATAGCGAAGGATCGATGATCGCCCCCAGGATTTGCCTAAGCTACCCGGCTATAGCGGGCCTTATCCTTCTCGGCGTACAGGTTAAACGACTGGAAGAGGGCCTTAAATACCAGGCGCAAATGATCATGGACGATGTTAAGAAAGGCAAAGGATTCTCCAGGTTCATATACAGAATCGTATGGAAACTGATACGATACGACCCCGTTAAAACGCAGCAGGCGATATTTACAAAGGCCAGGAATACGGACAAGGACTCCTTCCGCTACAAAGGCCAGAAGATAAACGCTAAGTGGCTGCGGGAACATATAGAATACGATCCGAAGTACACGATGCGCAATGTATGCTGTCCCATCCTGTCCATAACAGGGGATAAAGACATACAGGTGGACCCGCAGGACGCGGCGCTGGTGGCTGACCTGGCCAAGGGTAAAGTCGAGTATCATATCCTTTCGAACCTGACCCACATCCTGCGCACGGACGACGGCCCGCCGTCGATATTCAACTACAAGCGGCTGCTGAAACAAGAGATCGACAAGCGCCTGCTGGAGCTGATATCCAACTGGCTTCAGAAGCAGCTTTAA
- the recO gene encoding DNA repair protein RecO yields the protein MSTPKVYKTDAIVLKRIVLGEADKILVLYTPNLGKLSAIAKGSRRPRSKLSGHLELLTHCRMMLARGQKLDVVSQSETISGFLPLRDDLWRTSLALYAAELVDQLAEEHIGNYPVYELLLATLHRLSEGDNGELALRCFELHLLAHLGYKPELNECTICKSRMQPGDNYFSAGAGGVLCPACRAKASLSRPISLNALKTLRYWQTNDYEKSRKVKVSAELMQELEIILRQYIRYILEKDLKSTAWLDRLKREQM from the coding sequence ATGTCAACGCCAAAGGTCTACAAAACCGATGCCATTGTCCTCAAACGCATCGTCCTCGGCGAGGCGGACAAGATACTTGTGCTTTACACGCCGAACCTTGGCAAGCTTAGCGCTATAGCCAAAGGCTCGCGCCGCCCCAGGAGCAAGCTGTCCGGACACCTTGAGCTCCTAACCCACTGCCGCATGATGCTGGCGCGCGGCCAGAAGCTCGATGTTGTCAGCCAGTCGGAGACCATATCCGGCTTTCTGCCGTTGCGTGACGATCTGTGGCGCACCAGCCTGGCCCTCTACGCCGCGGAGCTCGTCGATCAGCTTGCGGAGGAGCATATCGGCAACTATCCTGTCTACGAACTTCTTCTTGCAACGCTGCACCGCCTGAGCGAGGGCGACAACGGAGAGCTGGCGTTACGATGTTTCGAATTGCACCTGCTGGCGCACCTGGGATACAAGCCGGAGTTGAACGAGTGCACTATTTGCAAGTCGCGCATGCAGCCGGGGGATAACTACTTCAGCGCCGGGGCCGGCGGGGTGCTGTGTCCCGCCTGCCGCGCCAAGGCATCACTGTCCCGTCCGATATCGCTCAACGCTTTAAAGACTCTGCGTTACTGGCAGACAAACGACTACGAAAAATCGCGCAAGGTAAAGGTAAGCGCCGAGCTCATGCAGGAGTTGGAGATTATTTTACGACAGTATATCCGATACATTCTGGAGAAAGATTTAAAGTCGACGGCATGGCTGGACAGGCTGAAGAGAGAACAAATGTAG
- a CDS encoding transposase — protein sequence MIDKQDNRRRSIRLEHYDYSQAGAYFVTICTHNRECLFGEIIDGEMALNDAGFMIEKWLYELPNKFKGIVLGEYIIMPNHVHYIIENTGPVGADLCVCPRNPDKGEHAGSPLQKTVQWLKTMTTNEYIRNVKGNGWQMFNDKLWQRNYYEHVIRNESDLAEVREYILNNPARWNEDDYNPDSLSGSTDCS from the coding sequence ATGATAGACAAACAAGATAACCGCCGCCGTTCTATTAGATTAGAACATTACGATTATTCCCAGGCAGGCGCCTATTTTGTAACAATTTGCACACATAATAGGGAATGCTTATTCGGTGAAATCATTGACGGGGAAATGGCATTGAACGACGCCGGGTTTATGATTGAAAAATGGCTGTACGAATTGCCGAATAAATTTAAAGGAATCGTATTAGGTGAATATATCATTATGCCAAACCATGTCCATTACATAATCGAAAACACCGGCCCCGTAGGGGCAGACCTATGTGTCTGCCCTCGTAACCCAGACAAGGGCGAACACGCAGGTTCGCCCCTACAAAAAACGGTACAATGGCTCAAAACAATGACAACCAACGAATATATCCGAAATGTTAAAGGAAACGGCTGGCAAATGTTTAACGACAAACTCTGGCAACGCAACTATTACGAACATGTGATCCGCAACGAGTCGGACCTGGCGGAGGTGCGGGAATACATTCTGAATAACCCCGCCCGCTGGAACGAGGACGATTACAACCCCGACTCGCTGTCTGGCTCGACAGATTGCAGCTAA